A part of Aquila chrysaetos chrysaetos chromosome W unlocalized genomic scaffold, bAquChr1.4 W_unloc_4, whole genome shotgun sequence genomic DNA contains:
- the LOC121233040 gene encoding endogenous retrovirus group K member 24 Gag polyprotein-like → MQLMRGVLPPSLLLLFKEEWRAQCVKVVADAQAPGHHLAGVTIEQLMGEGRFATPQAQAQGMRGRDFTAVATTALAALRRVAAMDRADPPWVKIRQGISERFTAFLDRLQLAMQAANLPESAKDSILIECARAQANPQTSALLSHLPTGSSLGDMIRYVLEREQQQETRPVVAALQQVLQAAAGACHRCGGRGHISRDCATKPGVSDQEKGAGKLRCWKCGKLGHRARECRAETRQGAPGSTKQQGPMSGNGTGGGMGAGPSPSVFAQGPTTTTTPNQPVLPWN, encoded by the coding sequence ATGCAGCTAATGAGGGGAGTATTGCCCCCGtcattgctgttgttgtttAAGGAGGAATGGCGGGCGCAATGCGTTAAGGTAGTGGCCGACGCTCAGGCTCCTGGTCATCACCTGGCGGGGGTGACCATAGagcagctcatgggggagggacggtttgcaacgcctcaggcacaggcacaagGTATGCGCGGacgtgactttacggcagtcGCAACAACTGCCTTAGCCGCTCTtaggcgtgtcgcggccatggatagagcggaccccccttgggTAAAAATTCGGCAGGGGATCTCtgagaggtttactgcctttttagacCGGCTCCAGCTTGCTATGCAAGCAGCGAACCTTCCGGAGTCGGCTAAAGACTCGATTCTAattgaatgtgctagggctcaagctaacccacagacCTCAGCGcttctctctcatttgccaACGGGTTCGTCGCTAGGCGACATGATACGCtatgtactggagagagagcagcaacaAGAAACACGCCCGGTAGTGGCAGCCTTACAACAAGTTTTACAAGCGGCTGCAGGCGCTTGTCACCGATGTGGGGGTAGGGGCCATATATCGAGGGATTGCGCAACCAAACCCGGAGTATCGGACCAGGAGAAGGGGGCGGGCAAACTCCGCTGTTGGAAATGTGGCAAGCTCGGGCACAGAGCTCGGGAATGCCGCGCCGAGACCCGGCAGGGAGCTCCGGGGTCTACAAAACAACAGGGACCGATGTCGGGAAACGGTAcgggggggggcatgggggcCGGGCCCTCCCCTTCAGTTTTTGCACAGGgcccaacaacaacaacaaccccGAATCAAC